The Thioalkalivibrio sulfidiphilus HL-EbGr7 genome includes a window with the following:
- the tusD gene encoding sulfurtransferase complex subunit TusD yields the protein MKYGILVNEGPYQHQAADTAYQFCKAAIDRGHEVFRVFFYHDGVNNGTRFAVPPQDDRNITARWTELAQANNIDLVICIAAAQRRGILDEGEAKRQGKDGNNIAPGFRISGLGQLIEAGIQCDRLLVFGD from the coding sequence ATGAAATACGGCATTCTGGTCAACGAAGGACCCTATCAGCATCAGGCCGCTGATACGGCTTACCAGTTCTGCAAGGCGGCCATTGACCGTGGCCACGAGGTCTTCCGGGTCTTCTTCTATCACGACGGCGTGAACAACGGCACACGCTTCGCCGTGCCGCCCCAGGACGACCGCAACATCACCGCGCGCTGGACCGAACTGGCCCAGGCCAACAACATCGACCTGGTGATCTGCATCGCCGCCGCCCAGCGCCGCGGCATCCTGGACGAGGGCGAGGCCAAGCGTCAGGGCAAGGACGGCAACAACATCGCCCCGGGCTTCCGCATCTCCGGTCTCGGTCAGCTGATCGAAGCCGGCATCCAGTGCGACCGCCTGCTGGTGTTCGGCGACTGA
- a CDS encoding respiratory nitrate reductase subunit gamma — translation MSFATVFYALLFYAATAIFLIGVGLRIARYARTPAPLKIPTTPAPTTRSGVFLRMGTEVVFFHSLFKANKWIWILGWAFHLALLLVVLRHLRYFIENVPTWVALIQPFGIYAGFAMVAALFGLWARRLFVERIRYISSPSDHLMLVLLILIGASGLAMKYIWHTDITAVKLFFLGLMRFDIQPLPTDAMLLIHLTLVAALMIIFPFSKLLHAPGVFFSPTRNQVDNPRERRHVSWIANSEKPAASGSEQ, via the coding sequence GTGTCGTTCGCGACCGTGTTCTATGCCCTGCTGTTCTATGCCGCCACCGCCATCTTCCTGATCGGCGTGGGCCTGCGCATTGCCCGGTACGCGCGTACCCCGGCACCTCTCAAGATTCCCACCACCCCGGCCCCCACCACCCGCAGCGGCGTGTTCCTGCGCATGGGTACCGAAGTGGTCTTCTTCCACAGCCTTTTCAAGGCCAACAAGTGGATCTGGATTCTCGGCTGGGCGTTCCATCTCGCCCTGCTGCTGGTGGTCCTGCGCCACCTGCGCTATTTCATCGAAAACGTGCCCACCTGGGTGGCCCTGATCCAGCCCTTCGGCATCTATGCCGGGTTTGCCATGGTGGCCGCCCTGTTCGGCCTGTGGGCCCGCCGGCTGTTCGTGGAGCGCATCCGCTACATCTCCTCGCCCTCCGATCACCTGATGCTGGTGCTGCTGATCCTGATCGGCGCCAGCGGCCTGGCGATGAAGTACATCTGGCACACGGACATCACCGCCGTGAAGCTGTTCTTCCTGGGCCTGATGCGCTTTGACATCCAGCCGCTGCCCACGGACGCCATGCTGCTGATCCACCTCACCCTGGTGGCGGCGCTGATGATCATCTTCCCGTTCAGCAAGCTGCTGCACGCCCCCGGCGTGTTCTTCAGCCCGACCCGCAACCAGGTGGACAATCCCCGTGAGCGGCGTCATGTGAGCTGGATCGCCAACAGCGAAAAACCCGCCGCCAGCGGCAGCGAACAGTAA
- a CDS encoding TusE/DsrC/DsvC family sulfur relay protein: protein MPIEVNGKSYETDEEGYLANLNEWNPDLATAMAAADGTTLDENHWEVINFLREYYEEYQIAPAVRVLTKAIGKKLGPDKGNSKYLYELFPYGPAKQACKYAGLPKPTGCV, encoded by the coding sequence ATGCCAATCGAAGTCAACGGCAAGAGCTACGAAACCGACGAAGAAGGCTACCTGGCCAACCTGAACGAGTGGAACCCCGACCTGGCCACCGCCATGGCCGCCGCCGACGGCACCACCCTGGACGAGAACCACTGGGAAGTGATCAATTTCCTGCGTGAATACTACGAGGAATACCAGATCGCCCCCGCCGTTCGCGTGCTGACCAAGGCCATCGGCAAGAAGCTCGGCCCGGACAAGGGCAACAGCAAGTACCTGTACGAGCTGTTCCCCTACGGTCCTGCCAAGCAGGCCTGTAAGTACGCCGGGCTGCCCAAGCCGACCGGCTGCGTCTAA
- the tusB gene encoding sulfurtransferase complex subunit TusB, with translation MLHTVNKSPFERNTLQSCIGHALPDSAILLIEDGVVAAVRGTAHEGTLREAMNGRKVYVLGPDLMARGLSADQVIDGIEVVNYEGFVELTEKHDKVQAWV, from the coding sequence ATGCTGCATACCGTCAACAAGTCGCCCTTCGAGCGCAACACCCTGCAATCCTGCATCGGTCATGCCCTGCCCGATTCCGCCATCCTGCTGATCGAGGATGGTGTGGTCGCGGCGGTGCGCGGCACGGCGCACGAGGGCACCCTGCGCGAAGCCATGAACGGCCGCAAGGTTTACGTGCTCGGCCCGGACCTGATGGCCCGCGGCCTGAGTGCCGACCAGGTCATCGATGGCATCGAGGTGGTGAACTACGAGGGCTTTGTTGAACTGACCGAGAAACACGACAAGGTACAGGCCTGGGTCTAG
- the dsrK gene encoding sulfate reduction electron transfer complex DsrMKJOP subunit DsrK, producing MADFKTPEVKEYLEIPALEAGVMSHSKPFVSKEQFQAPLGFPGELADNWKEVAINKLGELLETNRGLQVFMDSCVKCGACTDKCHYFLGTSDPRNMPVARQDLLRGVYRRYYTLPGKLFPKLVGAMDLTEEVLDQWYSYFHQCSECRRCSVFCPYGIDTAEITMATREIMNAVGKGQKYSNEIIGKVFKIGNNLGLPEPALRDTLEGLEEEVKMDTGVDVRYPLDEKGAEVLLVTPSADFFAEPHVDGLIGYGKVFHQAGISWTLSSHASEAANFGLFIGSPENMKRIAMRIREAALELGVKRIVFGECGHAWRVAYSFLNTLAGPFDFLDPRYPVPQHICEVTYDLIQRGALTLDKSANDHRRVTFHDSCNVARASRMGDMPGGQFVIPREILKAVCNHYYDMAPDTIGESTFCCGGGGGLLTDDLMELRVKGALPRMQALKHVVEEHGVNQLVAICAICKSQFSKVLPYYGFEMDQIVSLHQLVSDALVMDSKQ from the coding sequence ATGGCCGATTTCAAAACCCCAGAGGTGAAGGAATACCTGGAGATACCCGCCCTGGAAGCCGGGGTCATGTCCCACAGCAAGCCATTCGTCTCCAAGGAGCAGTTCCAGGCACCCCTGGGCTTCCCGGGCGAACTGGCGGACAACTGGAAAGAGGTGGCCATCAACAAGCTGGGCGAACTGCTGGAGACCAACCGAGGTCTGCAGGTGTTCATGGACTCCTGCGTGAAGTGCGGCGCCTGCACCGACAAGTGCCACTATTTCCTGGGCACCTCCGACCCGCGCAACATGCCCGTGGCCCGACAGGATCTGCTGCGCGGCGTCTACCGCCGTTATTACACCCTGCCCGGCAAGCTGTTTCCCAAGCTGGTCGGTGCCATGGACCTGACCGAGGAGGTGCTGGACCAGTGGTACAGCTACTTCCACCAGTGCTCCGAGTGCCGCCGCTGCTCCGTGTTCTGCCCCTACGGCATCGACACCGCCGAGATCACCATGGCCACCCGCGAGATCATGAACGCGGTGGGCAAGGGCCAGAAGTACAGCAACGAGATCATCGGCAAGGTCTTCAAGATCGGCAACAACCTGGGCCTGCCCGAACCGGCCCTGCGCGACACACTGGAAGGCCTCGAGGAAGAGGTCAAGATGGACACCGGCGTGGACGTGCGCTACCCGCTGGACGAGAAGGGTGCCGAGGTACTGCTGGTGACCCCTTCCGCCGACTTCTTCGCCGAACCCCACGTGGACGGCCTGATCGGTTATGGCAAGGTGTTTCACCAGGCAGGCATCTCCTGGACCCTGTCCTCCCACGCCTCCGAGGCGGCGAATTTCGGCCTGTTCATCGGCTCGCCCGAGAACATGAAGCGCATCGCCATGCGCATCCGCGAGGCGGCCCTGGAACTGGGCGTGAAGCGCATCGTGTTCGGCGAGTGCGGCCATGCCTGGCGCGTAGCCTACAGCTTCCTCAACACCCTGGCGGGCCCCTTCGACTTCCTGGACCCCCGCTACCCGGTGCCGCAGCACATCTGCGAGGTCACCTATGACCTGATCCAGCGCGGCGCCCTGACCCTGGACAAGAGCGCCAACGACCACCGCCGGGTCACCTTCCACGATTCCTGCAACGTGGCCCGCGCCTCGCGCATGGGCGACATGCCCGGCGGTCAGTTCGTGATCCCCCGCGAGATCCTCAAGGCGGTGTGCAATCACTACTACGACATGGCCCCCGACACCATTGGTGAATCCACCTTCTGCTGCGGCGGCGGTGGTGGCCTGTTGACCGACGACCTCATGGAACTGCGCGTCAAGGGCGCCTTGCCGCGCATGCAGGCCCTCAAGCACGTGGTGGAAGAACACGGCGTCAACCAGCTGGTGGCGATCTGCGCCATCTGCAAGAGCCAGTTCTCCAAGGTACTGCCCTATTACGGATTTGAAATGGACCAGATCGTGAGCCTGCATCAGCTGGTCAGCGATGCACTCGTGATGGATTCCAAGCAGTAA
- the tusC gene encoding sulfurtransferase complex subunit TusC has translation MSEPWEDEGPGEVKKFMYVNRKAPYGTIYALESLEVVLIAAAFEQDVSMVFVDDGVYQLKKGQDTQQIGMKNFSPTYRALEGYDVEKLYVEAESLAERGLTEEDMLVPVEVMSRDDLARLMDEQDVILSF, from the coding sequence ATGTCCGAACCTTGGGAAGATGAAGGTCCCGGTGAAGTCAAGAAGTTCATGTACGTCAACCGCAAGGCCCCTTACGGAACCATCTACGCGCTGGAATCCCTGGAAGTGGTGCTGATCGCGGCGGCGTTTGAACAGGATGTGAGCATGGTGTTCGTCGATGACGGCGTCTACCAGCTCAAGAAGGGTCAGGATACCCAGCAGATCGGCATGAAGAACTTCTCGCCCACCTATCGTGCCCTGGAGGGCTACGACGTGGAAAAGCTCTACGTGGAGGCCGAATCCCTGGCCGAGCGCGGGCTCACAGAAGAAGACATGCTGGTGCCGGTGGAGGTGATGTCCCGTGACGACCTCGCCCGGCTCATGGACGAACAAGACGTCATCCTGAGCTTTTGA